Below is a genomic region from Athene noctua chromosome 36, bAthNoc1.hap1.1, whole genome shotgun sequence.
GCTTAACGTCTGTCTCTGACTTATTCCCTGTTCCAAGAACCTCAGGGACCACAGTTCCAgcgttcccagtccgttctgcagggcgctgctgaatTCTGGAGATGGCAGTTTGGATGCTCTCCCTCGCAATTGTGCAACTCCGAtgcgagacttcagcagcagttgtatttgccagcggtgctgacacaggcagcttttctcctttgcttgcttccagcctctgctgttgagatgctctggggaattgtccttgcagccATTTGCCCACCAGTCCcatttcctgctggcaagctggaggagaagtctccaaaggctccggtcttgcggcactgccacacaactttcctgtgctggccagggcagcccccccttaAAACACGGAGAGAGGCACCCTGagaagccttctccttctccaacccttcctgtgctccagtcccaggcaccttttcttcaagctcctgggcttctgctgcagctctgtgttcaaGTGCAGCTTTGAACGCACTGTCTGCAGCGACGTCTTGCTTCCTCTCCGATTCGGCATcgctgctgagcctctgggacCGCTTGGCACTTTCCTGTCTCAACTCGGGTTTGGGGCAAgctttgttttgtggagaaatcactctataacttttggagttataaagtgggtatgtttattcagcgctgggcgcatgggggatcgctccaccacaagcatgcgcatcgtttgcagctcccgtccggctcatctgttacagaatagtgcatattcatagaacgcctgtacatatacagagtctacccccgcctcccctcgcttctcatggcaatcaggtctcctccccttgcgcctgcgccatgagctcttcaagctccgggctggggtcgcgacttcctggggaggggtcgtaaagatgaagtacctcttcttcctcgccgatgaacttttcaccttgtcgctctgcgcagcctcagttgttctctggcttttgtccagattgccaggccagtttatgctggtgtttgggtagtctgttgcttcaaggactaggggggacttctctttgggctaggagatagtcgcctagcaacgttatcggcacctggtatgtcttgttcgaacagtcccatacgcctccccttgtttttgcgcaggccttgcaccatcaatctcagattgtttagactccccgtctcagtttggcctttgtgcaaaggtcctttcactCTTGTgcgctgccttcctttcctgcctttgggtggaggtgggcagggtggtttCCGAGGCTGCAACGgccgctgtgccaggcgagaagtgtCCGTCGCTGTTGCcggtttgggggcagccttaaatctggccaggttgaggtgcctgcagtgagcgtttccctctctgcatgctgcccgtcttgccggggagcaggggggctctgtggtttggccagccaggacagaagggtgcctttagcctgggagagagaggggctggctgtggaggtgtgtgggggtgagcgctggtgcccccgaagggctgggaacgtcctggggaacaggctgggatggagaaagagacactgagggagtcgaggcctgagcttgatcccctgcccacggcctccgatacgcggcaggtcacgcgggaaggccttccccaagggagagctaaagagtttctgcacaacgtgcccctcgctccccgtgtgccggggccgcggctgcccctcgaggtgcctgctgtagccgacctgcagccggcgttactgtctctccgcagacgcgcagagtgttgaaccaaaggctcgagaggtctcctgggcaggctaggctctgtttcctgctattggggcatttttacagtcctcctcgaggggaattaaacccacatttgggcttacatataaaaaagaaaaactgaaaattgacAAGCAATGCACTGGGCGGAGTCCTGCGGCACTAAGCGGTTCTACACGGCTTCGGCAAAGACGCATCAcgagcagattcctctctgcagcgccatcctgtacgcggtttgcgtggggcacctcagccgggctgtgggtccatctcccagagcagagggagcccctgagagctcccgttccaggatggctacaagtcaatgctgaggctgtttcttacctcacCGCCCAGGGTAACTACAGTGCCTTGCAGGgagtccttcttgtctctgtcatccctgcttcaagtcagtttaaccgctttcctgcagcggggccaccctgccctccgtggcagatgatcattcctcagccacaaattcccactgctgagccgttgcaacttgaatttccccttccctgtcagctgtttgacttatccccgggtgggaccgaaagcctccctcccccaggggtcGCTGCATGAGTGACCGGCAAAGGccgggcctgtggcacagcacaggagcgcgttcccctcagagaggggctcgctcccaccgctcccctttgggtcaaccccggcacaggctgcttgaccctgctcaagtgcgCGATTCTGGGCCtccacaacatacctgtcttctgcctcaaggcacccgagacccaagggacacaggccagcgcggtgcccgggtcggggaccacacgtgtttgtgcgcagctcctggggagctcgatctgaggagaaggggccccggacaaaggatctcaaggccaagagcaacaatgttcttcccacaaggtgaaaacccagctcctagagctggacccgcgccgccacgagcttggcagcaaagctccataaaCGAGACAAGAATGCTGGATAGGTCTCACCTCCCCGGGAAGATTCCCTGTAAATTGGGTCTTAGCAcggcagaggctgtaggagggaagacgatacaaatgatggcagggaaaatgcccaggcaCGGTAGGGCCTGGCTTGAacggaggcaggcacaagcaagcaCTCTGGAGTACAGTCTTTTACTGCATGCACGAGAGAgtaagggctgtgtttgctccctgctggagcggcccaggggctctgcacctcTCTTGCCAAACGACTCCTCAGGACATTGCTCACAAGCCTCCCAGGGAACGCCCTCGTTttcacacgggctgccggggctggctgacgGGTAGCTTTATGCGCAGCAGTGGGCGCCGTGCTCCTGTtcgggctgggggctttggacctgctggaaggacgggctgcctggaaaactgcaggcccgtggagggaagggcatccacagcgggatggctctcctttccATGCTGTCGTGTGGGCGGTTTTGAGACACCCCTTCCAGACTGCAATTCGGGGCTCAGAGCAGGCCCACGTTGACATAGGAGTTCTAATACATTCTCCACAATGTCTTTTGCCAAGGCCCTTATAGCCAAAGCTTTGGCTGAGGCTCTTGGAATTGGCTTAACATCTGTCTCTGACTTATTCCCTGTTCCAAGAACCTCAGGGACCACAGTTCCAgcgttcccagtccgttctgcagggcgctgctgaatTCTGGAGATGGCAGTTTGGATGCTCTCCCTCGCAATTGTGCAACTCCGAtgcgagacttcagcagcagttgtatttgcctcatcgctgctgagcctctgggacCGCTTGGCACTTTCCTGTCTAAACTCATGTTTGGAGCAAGTTTGCcctttgtgcaaaggtcctttcactCTTGTgcgctgccttcctttcctgcctttgggtggAGGTGGGCGGAATGGTTTCCGAGGCTGCAACAgccgctgtgccaggcgagaagtgtCCGTCGCTGTCGCGAGTTTGAGGGCAGCCTTAAATCTGGCCAGGTGCTGCCGAAGCTTCTCCTGAAAGGTGACACCAGGTTGTGGCTCTCTGTTGCCTGGACAAGGTCTCACGCCCCCCCGTTCTGAGGCTTCGCACGGGCCCAGGCCAGCGCCCTGCTTCAGCCGTGTGATGAGGGAGGAAGACAAGCGCTTCTTCCCTCAGCACTCCGCGTGCTTGAACGTGACCTTCCTGCCCAGCCCATGCCCTCCCCAGCGccctgtgccagctcagctctgagctgggcGGTCTCTTCCCCGTCACAAGGCCCGgcccaccagcccagccctcccctctTCTGCACTGACCCCCTCCCCGAGACACAgcaagcacagccccagccctcagCACCGTGCCGCTGGCCGCTGGCCGCGAGCACTCCGCTCTGCCTACCTCTTCTTGCCTGGCCACGTTCTCCGCCTGCACCCTGAGTGTGAGCAGGTACTGCCTGTAGTCATTGAACTCCTTCAGCGTGCAAGTCACCTGTGAAGAGACGAGGGGAGGGTTTGATCCAGGCCCTGTCAAGCCAGCTACAGAGCCCGCAACAGCCCGAACCTGGCGGGTGGGgagctgtgcccctgcacacACTCCCTCAGAGCTCGGGGAAGCCCGCTTGGACACAATCGTTTTTATAAACCCGACAGCGTCCAAACCTACCTGGCCATCGCTAATGACTAAACCTGCCTCCCTCAGCCTCCTGAAGTTGCGTCTGCGATTGTGATACGCCTTCAGATATGGGTCGTGCAGGCTGTTGTACTCTCTCCTGAGTAGGCGGCAGTAGGGATCTCCCAGGTCAAAATGGCCCGAGGGCAGTTGAAGCTGTAAGAGAGATGTTCCAGAGTGTGAACGGGGCAGGAGAGACCAGCAGGGACAGATGCACTTCCCAGCTCCTCCCACACCCAGGGTGGCATTTCCAAACCTCCAAGGTACAGCCTAATTCCTGGATGACTTCCCAGCCAGAGGAAAGATCTCTCGTGGGAGTGGTCCGACGTGTCAGACCaaaaggctgcagctcctgctgtaGAGCAGGTGGCTGCAAGGACTTCTCTGAATGGCGGGGACCCCGTAAAAGAGAAGAGCTTCTCTGCCCCTTTTCTACTTCCTTCACCTTCTCTCCCAGCTTCGCCCGGCTGAAAACAGGCCTGGAGCCAGGCAGCACAGGGATCTTGGCCCCGAGTGGGAGGTCCAGCAGCTCACGGTCCATCAGCCCGGTAGCTCCTTCTCCCAGGTGCTGTCTCCTGTGCCCGGCCTAGGAAAACAGAGACACTCAGGCATTAGCTCCATTAGGCTCCTGCTTGGCAGCTGCAAGAAAGGGCACATCCCGAGGTCCCCAGAGTAGCCCCCCGTGCCCCAGGCTCCCTGGCTCAGCCCTCTCTATTGGCGCGCCGCtcacctttctcctccttcctggtGCCCTCTGAAGTGTGCCTGTCCTTTGGGCGCCAGTGGTGAGACGCTGCTCCATGGCTCTTCCAAGAGCTCTCCTGGAGCTGTGACCCTGCACGGATTCCCAGCTGCGGCCACATCAGCCGCTCTCCCAGCAGGTGGCTCTATATAGAGAGCAATCGAGCATTGTGATGTCACATTGCTGCACTGTGACATCACTGCGTTGCCATGGTGCCATTGTGTGACATCACTGCGTTGCCATGGCGACATTGTGTGACATCACTGCGTTGCCATGGCGACATTGTGTGACATCACTGCGTTGCCATGGCGACATTGTGTTCCATCACTGCGTTGCCATGGCGACATTGTGTTCCATCACTGCGTTGCCGTGGCGCCGCCCGGCTGCTGTCCACCAGCCCTGTGGAGGAGAGGGCTACTGCGGGTGGCCTTCTGCCCGAGGTCCGGGCAGCCCTTTTTCAGGAAAACCACCATGTTCTCTACCCCACACTGCCCTGGCTGCGCCGGGAGCTGGAGGCAATGCATGAGGAGCAGTGGTGGCTGGCGATGACAGCGGAAAAGCTGGTCCTGAGTGCCCTGTGCTGCTTTGGGCTGGACGAGGAGGCCGCAGTCCAGCCGCTGCAGCGCAGGCTCCAGGAGCACGCTGGGCCGTGGCCTCATCAGTGTCACCGTGcgcctgttactgattttattaacaactgaaatgaaattgtgtttgattttaacataagtatagaattaagagatattacAGTAAAAATCATTTCAcgtttattgtattttgaatctagcaaccgactgctactctaaaatcccctgtacagccccgcaGCAAGGCcgaagggactggtcataatcGTTtaatgggaacggttagaacccaggtaacaaaacacgaggtgatttgtaaactgatttataatacatacacgggactagaagaatgcaggtaggtgtcaaggtccaggattaatgggaactgagggcagtgaccgtaacagcttgcaggtacctgccaagaaaaccgtgtccttaagcagaaggtaattccggcagggggagatggcgacccccgacccatggaccacctactcccattacaccccagagccatttctagacatttcttgcctctactgcgcagaatcggaaataggaggagaatatgttaatgatttctggGAAGTTGTGTGCTTAAGTAAGACAATGAAtataagttctatataaggtgtgtgGTTCTGGTGCTCGGCGCGTggtgttggtgagagcactcccctacacgtccggctgtcaataaagaagtgtctgctcatctgcatcacattggtgtcggtaagttatttttatcccggatttcggtgacaccccGGTGCAGCGAGGAGGCCTGGAGGCTGCTGCTCTCCTACGCTGCCAGGAGGGAGCACAACagccccacatccagccccagccccaccacctcCCGGGAAGGGTTTTCTGACTCCAGCCCGCTCTCTTCCAGCAACCGTGAAAGCTCCGAcggggaggaggaaggcggcACCTCAGAGACCACCCTCCATGGGGGGCTGGCCACCCCCCATCTGCTCCtgtcctggcagagcagaggcagccccaggaggagccggggcaggtggtggcagcaggtccctctgcccagggctgtaGCTGCAGACCCTCCGctcccagccagggcagggactCTGCTCTCCTGGGGGATCCCGGTGCCCCCCAAAGAGGAGGGCCCCCAGcccccaggactctccccagTCCTGCAAGAGGCCGCCCTGCCGGCAGCACTACCAGGGCTGCAGCAAATCTTTACTGAAGACAATAAATTACTCTTTCCCTGACCCTGCCTCTgcgtgctgctttctcccccttcccctggTGCCTTTCCCTGTCCCCCACGGCCCACCGTGGTGGCCCCCACCTGCTGGGGGCGCAGCCATGGCCCCCGGAGCCCCAGGACCGTCTGTGGTGCCTCCTCCCGCGGAAAATCCTGCTGTGGCTGCCCACCCGCTGCGCAGCAGATGCcgagggcagagcaggaggaggagaagcgggTTTTGCCACTGATCCGATGGGGACCTGACTGGGCAATAAAAGGGCTGGGGTGTGAGTTGTGACCTTGCCCCCTCCAGCACTTGTCTCTGCACCCCACAGAGGGTGACACAGCAGGAACCTCTCCAAGGCGGGGAGGTGTCTGTCCTGCTGGAGGTGTCTGTGCCTGTGCCGCggtgtctgtgtatgtgtgcacaggCATCAGCTTTGGGCATCTCTGGAGACAGAAGTCCGCTGTGGAAGGGGGTGACCTGCCAAGGAAGGGGCTGAGGAGCTCCCCTCTTTCTCATGCTGCTCGTGTTCAACAGCTCCTCCGCTGGCTTTGGACAGGTGAGGACTGCAGCTACTGCAGAAGACTCCTGCTTCGACAAAGCTGTGGCACTGTCTCCCAGACAAACAAACAGACGCtgccctgcctcc
It encodes:
- the LOC141972846 gene encoding uncharacterized protein LOC141972846 yields the protein MEQRLTTGAQRTGTLQRAPGRRRKAGHRRQHLGEGATGLMDRELLDLPLGAKIPVLPGSRPVFSRAKLGEKLQLPSGHFDLGDPYCRLLRREYNSLHDPYLKAYHNRRRNFRRLREAGLVISDGQVTCTLKEFNDYRQYLLTLRVQAENVARQEEEKLRQHLARFKAALKLATATDTSRLAQRLLQPRKPFRPPPPKGRKGRQRTRVKGPLHKGQTCSKHEFRQESAKRSQRLSSDEANTTAAEVSHRSCTIARESIQTAISRIQQRPAERTGNAGTVVPEVLGTGNKSETDVKPIPRASAKALAIRALAKDIVENPLPC